One stretch of Narcine bancroftii isolate sNarBan1 chromosome 8, sNarBan1.hap1, whole genome shotgun sequence DNA includes these proteins:
- the lim2.1 gene encoding lens intrinsic membrane protein 2.1, whose amino-acid sequence MYSFMGGGLFCAGVGNILLVVSTATDYWMQYRRSGSFMHQGLWRYCVPGKCYLHTDSVAYWDATRVFMILSLLACFFGIIIGFMAFMHYSSFTKFDRTFAAGILYFISCLFVLLAMAIYTAVTINYYGKRYGNWRFSWSYIIGWVAVVLTFFAGIFYMCAYRLNESPQNSNPR is encoded by the exons ATGTACAGTTTTATGGGAGGCGGTTTGTTCTGTGCTGGTGTAGGCAACATCCTACTTGTTGTTTCCACGGCAACCGATTACTGGATGCAGTATCGCCGATCTGGAAGTTTTATGCACCAGGGCCTATGGAGATACTGTGTGCCAGGAAAATGCTACCTGCATACTGACAGTGTTG CTTACTGGGATGCCACTCGTGTGTTCATGATCCTCTCCTTATTGGCATGTTTCTTTGGCATTATTATTGGCTTCATGGCATTCATGCACTACTCTTCCTTTACCAAATTTGATCGAACTTTTGCTGCAGGAATCTTGTACTTTATTTCAT GTTTATTTGTGTTGCTGGCCATGGCTATTTATACAGCTGTCACAATAAACTATTATGGGAAGCGTTATGGCAACTGGCGCTTCTCCTGGTCCTATATCATAGGATGGGTGGCTGTGGTGCTCACTTTCTTTGCAG GTATCTTCTACATGTGTGCCTATCGACTGAATGAGAGCCCACAAAATTCAAATCCTCGTTAG